A segment of the Streptomyces sp. NBC_00376 genome:
TTCCGGCAGGAGCTATCCGAGGTATTTACGCAGCCGGTCCTGGAGATCCGCGATGAACTTCCCGCGCTTGGGCTTCGCCTCCACGCTGCCGAACACGGAATAGCCGTTCACCACGACCACCGGCGCTTCGGGGTCAGCGGATTCCAGTGTGGCGACTTCGAAATTGCCGAAGACGCCCGTGCCGCTACCGCGCAGCGAGATGTTCTCGGGGACCTTGACGTCGACACTCCCGAAGATGGAAGTCGCGTTGATGACCGTGAGTCTCTGACCGAAAAGCGCCTCGGTCAGATCGACCTCCACGCTGCCGAAGAGCGCGAAGGCGTTCGTACGGCTGCCGACCCGCCAGCGGCCCTTGCGGGTCGAGCTGCTGAAGATCGCCACCAGGTTGTCGGCGGGACCCGTGGGGCTCTCGTGACCGTGGACGCCGGGAGCGGCGGCAGTGCGGGCGGCGCCCACCGGGGCGGGCAGGTCCCGTACCAGCGGTTCCAGCTCGCCGACGGTCTTGGCGCGGTAGACCGCGTCGACCCGCTCGGCGTGCTCGTCGGCGGTGAGCCGGCCCTCGGCCATGGCTTCCCGCAGGATGTCCGCGATCCGGTCCCGGTCCGCGTCGGAGGCGCGGATGCCGGCCGGCTCCACCGGGGCCACTGGCTGCTGGGGCTGCTTTTCGAGGTCCACCGGCCCAGCGTACCCAAACGCGATAGATCGCGACTAGCCCCCGCCCCGCCCCCGCCGTGTCGTACCCCGCCCAGGAACGGCCGCCCAGGAGTGGCCGAACTGAGCCTTACCTCACAGCTTCGGCACTCCTGTGGCGTTCTACCCTGGTGGGTGCGCTG
Coding sequences within it:
- a CDS encoding DUF1707 SHOCT-like domain-containing protein translates to MDLEKQPQQPVAPVEPAGIRASDADRDRIADILREAMAEGRLTADEHAERVDAVYRAKTVGELEPLVRDLPAPVGAARTAAAPGVHGHESPTGPADNLVAIFSSSTRKGRWRVGSRTNAFALFGSVEVDLTEALFGQRLTVINATSIFGSVDVKVPENISLRGSGTGVFGNFEVATLESADPEAPVVVVNGYSVFGSVEAKPKRGKFIADLQDRLRKYLG